The DNA sequence TACCGGAACCAATATGGCTACGTTCTTTCCATCAGCCTATATCCCAAAAATCGAAGGCATGGAAGGTTGGAGTGGAGAAACTCCGGTTAATCTTGAATCAGGAAATTTCAATCCGCCAAATCTTACCAAATTCGATGAAGAAGTGGATAACTATTCGGATAACAAAGGAAATCAGCGCTTCGAAAAGGCTATTTCGGGTATGTACCTGGGACGTATCTTCCGTGCTGTTTTCCCTCACGACGGATTGGATGTTAACCTTGACGCTGCCGGATTAAGCAACATGATGAACAATCCTGATCAGTACAAACTGGAATATGTTGAAACTGCTTTCCAGATTTATCAACGTTCGGCAAAACTGGTAGCTGCTTCAATTGCAGGACTGGTTTTGAACTTGAACTCGGCTTACCCATCGGTGAAAAAAATTCAGGTTTTGGCCGAAGGAAGCTTGTTCTGGAGCAAGGTTAAAGCCCACGATGCCAAATATGTTGACATGGTAAATGCTTCATTGAAAGAATTATTGGCCGAAAGTGGTTTAACCGATACTGTTGTAGATATTTCGAGAATTGAAAATGCGAACTTGATTGGCGCTGCCATGTCGGTACTGTCGTAAACAATTTTTAAATTAAAGGATATTCTACTGAGCAGGTGACTCGAAGTCACCTGCTCAGTTTGTTTTATATGATATTATAAGCGCAACCTTTGGATGCTTTTCTTCATCTTCTGGAAAACATTTGAAATGAAAACCAAAATTCTGATTATCCTGATCTTATTTGTGGTTTTGATTGCCTGCAACAAAGATGATGAGGCAAATGTGGATAACCTTTACCATTCCTGGGAAGCAAAGAGTTTTATGTCGGTCGAGTCGGCGGCTTATCCGAAAACTGAGGGCAGGAAGATTGGGCTTGTTTTCTTCAAAGATGGGACTTACGGATTAAATTTAGATGTTAATGGCTGTGGAGGTACATTTAAAGTGAGCGATAATAGTATTGAAATCTCTTCAGCTATGTGTACTCTCATTTGTTGCGACAGCAAATTTTCTGAAAAACTAGCCATTATGCTGCCCAAGGTTACTACTTACAAAATTGATGGAAAGACTCTGAAACTGAACGTTCCGCAATGGGGTTACATTGAACTAGAATTATCCGAGTGATTCTTTATTATG is a window from the Aquipluma nitroreducens genome containing:
- a CDS encoding hexokinase family protein; protein product: MNNPFALSNSQLLEIANDLKSKIETGLQEDGTEIKCLPTYIHPKKDGITGEATVFDLGGTNFRAAVVSVGEETKITGLAEKNITEMKTAGFTETDLYNSEAEAIVQLKLPANSPIGYCFSYPAKPMLNGDAELIVWTKGVNIAGMAGKPIGAPMVEFLNDTLNAGFNGKIAVVNDTITSLFAGLANPGYDAYVGLIVGTGTNMATFFPSAYIPKIEGMEGWSGETPVNLESGNFNPPNLTKFDEEVDNYSDNKGNQRFEKAISGMYLGRIFRAVFPHDGLDVNLDAAGLSNMMNNPDQYKLEYVETAFQIYQRSAKLVAASIAGLVLNLNSAYPSVKKIQVLAEGSLFWSKVKAHDAKYVDMVNASLKELLAESGLTDTVVDISRIENANLIGAAMSVLS
- a CDS encoding META domain-containing protein; this translates as MKTKILIILILFVVLIACNKDDEANVDNLYHSWEAKSFMSVESAAYPKTEGRKIGLVFFKDGTYGLNLDVNGCGGTFKVSDNSIEISSAMCTLICCDSKFSEKLAIMLPKVTTYKIDGKTLKLNVPQWGYIELELSE